Within the Halorhabdus rudnickae genome, the region CTTCCTCGTCGAAGTCGCTCATATGTGTCACTAGGGACAGTCGACGGGCATAGACGTTGCGACCCGTGACGCTCGATCCGCTGGCCCACGGGCACGCTATCGGGCGTCGGACGGGTGCCCATCCGTCCAGTGTGCCAACCCGCTCGAAAGAAGTGCGCGTTTCGATGGCTTTTCAATCTCGTTCCGACAGGTGGGCCCCAGGCATGGATGAAACCGAGAAGGCGGACGACCGCGACGCACTCGTGGAGTATGGAATCGACGACCGCCCGCCGCTTTCCCGCTCGATCCTGCTGGGAGTCCAGCACTACTTGACGATGATCGGGGCGAACATCGCCGTCCCGCTCATCCTGGCGGACTTGATGGGGATGCCCGCCGACGTGACCGCGAAGTTCGTCGGCACCTTCTTCGTCGTCAGCGGGATCGCGACGCTGGCACAGACCACGGTCGGTAACCGCTACCCGATCATCCAGGGCGCACCGTTCTCGATGCTGGCGCCCGCGATTGCCATCGTCACCACCGAGGTGACTATCCAGGGGCTCCCCTCCTGGAACGCCAAACTGCTCTTCCTCCAGGGGGCGATCATCAGCGCCGCCCTCGTCGAGGTGGCTATCGGATACTTCGGACTTGTGGGGAAGATCCGGGAGTATCTTTCGCCGGTCGTCGTCGCACCGGTGGTCGCGCTGATCGGTCTGTCGCTGTTCTCGGCCGGCGACATCACCTCGGCGACGAACAACTGGTATCTGCTCGGGCTGACGCTGCTGTTGATCGTCGTCTTCTCGCAATACCTCGATCGGGTCTCCCGCGTGTTCGATCTGTTCCCGATCCTGCTGGGCATCGCCGGTGCGTGGCTCGTCGCCGCGGTCGGATCGGCTACCGGAGTCATTCCCGCGGGCGATCCTGCGTATCTCGACTTCGGCGAACTCACGACCGAGACACTCGTCTACGTCCCCTACCCTCTCCAGTGGGGGATGCCCGAGTTCCGGACCTCCTTCGCGATCGGGATGTTCGCGGGCGTTCTCGCTTCGATCATCGAGTCCTTCGCGGACTACCACGCCGTTGCCCGCATCTCGGGTGTTGGCGCGCCCTCGAAGCGACGCATCAACCACGGCATCGGCATGGAGGGGCTAGCCAACGTCTTCTCCGGATTGATGGGCACCGGCGGCTCGACGTCCTATTCGGAGAATATCGGCGCCATCGGACTGACTGGCGTCGCCTCCCGGTTCGTCGTCCAGATCGGCGCGATCGCGATGCTGATCGTCGGCGTGATTCCACTCTTTGGCCGCGTGATCGCGACCATCCCGGGACCGATCGTCGGCGGACTCTACATCGCTATGTTCGGCCAGATCGTCGCTGTCGGGCTCTCGAATCTGAAGTACGTCGATCTCGACTCCTCGCGGAACCTCTTCATCATCGGGATCGCCCTGTTTGCGGGCATGGCCATCCCGGCCTACATCGGCAACGTTGACGCTGCGGCGGCCGAGATGGACGCTGTCGCGAGCGGATTCGAACTGTTCCGCCAGGGCCTGACGGACGTGCCCTTCGTCGGCTCCCTGCTCGGTACCGAAGTCGTCGCCCAGACGCTGTACATCGTCGGTGACGTTCAGATGGCCGTCGGTGGGATGGTGGCATTCGCCTTGGACAACACCGTGCCGGGTACCCGCGAGGAACGCGGGCTGGCCGACTGGGCGGCGATCACCGAGAGCGACGACCAGTTCTCTTCGGCTGTCGAACGGGTATCAGAGCGCCTGGGGGGCGACCAGCCGCCGTTCTCGGGCGACTGAATCTCGCGATCAGTCGCCGACGCCGATGTTCTCACGCAGGTCGTTCTCGATGGCTTCGAGCGTCCGTCCTTTCGTCTCGGGGACTAACCCGTAGGTGAACACGAACGCGACCGCGCTGAAGACGCCGAACAGCCAGAACGTCGACGAGGGGCCGATGTTCGCCGTCAGGATCGGGAACGACAGTGCGACGGCGAGGTTGGCGAGCCAGTTGGTGACCGTCGCGACCCCTTCTGCTGACCCACGGACCGCCAGTGGGTAGATCTCCGAGATGAGCAGCCAGAAGACCGGCCCTAGGCCGATGGCGAAAAAGGAAATATAAAGCATGAGACAGATAGTCGCAGTGATACTGAGGACACCCGACAGCCCAGGGAGGTAGAAGACGACGCCCAGGATCGCGAGCGTGACGGTCATGCCGGCGGTCCCGACCAGCAGGAGTGCCCGTCGGCCGACGCGGTCGATGTAGGCGATCGCGACGACGGTCATCGCCACGTTGACGACGCCGATCCCGACGGTCGCGAGGATCGAGGCCGCGCTACCGAACCCGGTCGACTCCAGGATCGTCGGCGCGTAGTACATCACCGCGTTGATGCCGGTGATCTGCTGGAGGATCGCCAGCCCGATCCCGACGACCAGCGCGGGGCGAAGCCACGGTTCGAGCAGCCTCTTGAGACTCGTCCCGGACTCGCGCTCGACGGTCTCTTTGATCTCTCCGAGTTCTTCTTCGATGTCGCCCTGTCGCGTCCGACGGAGCACCGCCCGTGCGCGATCGGGTTTCCCGTGGCTGTAGAGCCACCGCGGGCTCTCGGGCATCTTCAGGACGCCGATGCCGAGGATCACAGCGGGGATCATTCCGGTCCCGAGCATCCAGCGCCAGGCGCCGCTCCCGGAGAAGGCGTAGTTCACGAAGTACGAGGCCAGGATCCCGATGGTGACCATCAGCTGGTGCATCGAAGTGAGCCCACCGCGGATCCGCGGCGGGGCGATCTCGGAGATGTACAGCGGCCCGACGACCGACGCGAAGCCGATCGCGAGGCCGTCGATTAGTCGGCCCGCCACCAGGACCGGCACCGTCGGCGCGACGGCCATCAGGAACGACCCGACGAAGAACACCCCGGCCGACAACATGATCAGCCGTCTCCGTCCGACCCGATCGGCCAGCCGGCCGCCCAGGGCCGCCCCGGTCGCGGCACCCGCCATCGCCCCGCTGACGACGATCCCCTCAACCAGCGGCGACATACTGAAGGTGTCGTTGATGAACAAGATCGCCCCGGAGATGATGCCGGTGTCGAAGCCGAACAACAGCCCGTTCAGCGCGGCCATCGCCGAGACCAGGTAGACGAACCGATCACCGTCACCACTCAATACGCCACTTTCAACAGTTGTAGACATTCGTTCGAGTGTCGCTAATTAGGACGGAAAAACGCTCCGGAGATTCCCGACAAATACTACGGGAAACAATTCTTGGGGACTTCTATACGACAAAAACATCAAAAAATAACTTTGTATAGATTCTTTTTCTGGACGAACGTCTACCCCAAGAGAGTTGTTAACACTGAGAATGTTCCGGTACACACGGCGGATGGGCGCGCGTGATCCCGGCTCCGTCCCGGTCCGTTTCCCGGCCGTCAGTTCGGACGGTCCTCGACACGCTCGATCGACCGGAAGACCGGTGAGGCGGTCGTCTCGACCGTCAGGTCGCCCCCGTCCGTGGCGCGGTAGGTGTAGGCGAACGAGCCGTTCAGCTGGGGGTATCTTCCGGAAGTATACTGATCGGTTCCGTAGCGTGCTCCCCTCGGCGAAGACTGCTGTCCCGTTCAGGACCGTCGTCCGGTGAGCGAACTCGCCACTCGATTCCCAGGAGGATACTTCCCGCGTCTTGGTGTCGGTTCCCGGATCGACGAGGCCCGTATACGTCAGAAACCCGCCGAGGAGGTCGAGAAGTACCGCGACAGCGAGGAGCAGTTCGTCGTTCTCAACGATTCGTGCGCGGACCCGAAGGTCCCACCCACTCGTGCGGCCCCGAGCTCTCTCTCTATCACCTCATAATGGTTGAGGGCCGTAGGGTGGTCGTGTTCAGAGACGCCGGTCCCATGCGGAAGATTCGATTTCGCCGGCAGCAGTTTCTCGGTAAGCGCTGCTGAAATAGTACGAAAACGAAAACGTTCTATTTATTATATGCGAAAATATGTTTTGGGCTTAGTTTCAAATCACATAGTGTTCGAATCTGTGAGCGGAGCCGTGACGTGAGCAGGCAGCGTTCAACGCTGGGTGTCATCGATGGCCATCACGGCGCTGGTGCCGTCGTCTTTCTCAGGAAGTTGGGCGAAAGACGCGTGAGAAATTACGCTCGTTTTGGTGGAAGTAACGTTGCGTACGGCAATTCGATAGTATCGCGGTCGACAGTGATGTACTGTCGATCGCGCTGTTTGTTCAGCTGCATCACGGTATTGACGACCGCAGCGTGATTCGGTGAGGGACCAGACTCCGACTGTCGATCGACTTTCTCAACGTCGGTGTGACCAGTCGAACTCGGCCATTAATCCACGAACATATAAAAAATAACAACAGTATTTGGAAATATAGGTAAGCTTGGTACACTGACTACTGAGCGTCATTCCTCGCCACAGTGTTCGTTCTTGTTTAATAAATATTGTATCTATTTCGTCTAAATTTTCGCTGAGTATACGACGATTAGAACTAACCGTTCGCTGAGACAATCGTGTTCGGACATAGAGTGCTATACCGAATTGCCCCTCTTCAACTGCTTTTATCTCTGTTGTTCTGCGTGCAGTCACGTGAACCGCCTCATCTTCGGTTTCGAACTTCGCCTACACTCCAAATTTTACAACAACATGGTCGTAAAGTAGAGTGCTCTCGATGTGCCGGCGTTGATTACAACAATATGACTGTAAAGTACTGGCTACGAGTGGCGCATCACCGAACGAGGAACCGCTGGCAGCGACAAACAATCGGTTTCGAGGCGCGCCCGATCAATAGTGTTCGTACTTGAGTGCGATGACGTTCGCCGTCTCCCGCAACGCTTCGACGAGTTCGGTTTCGATCCGGTCGGTCGTCACGCGGTGTTTCGGGCCGACGGTCGAAATCGCTGCGTTTTCGTCGTCGACATCAAGTGGGACCGCGACTGAACGGACGCCCTGAATGTGTTCCTCGTCTTCGACGGCGTATCCCTGCTCACGGATCCGGTCGACCTCTTCGAGCAGGGATTCCCGATCAGTGATCGTCCGATCGGTCGCTTGTGGGAGCTCGAACGTTTCGATCACGTGGTCGATCTCCTCGGCAGACAACTGCGAGAGGAGCGCCTTTCCGAGGGCCGTCCAGTGGAGTCGATTGATCTGTCCCACCGGCGCGTTGTCCGATAACCCCTCGATGGGTTCTGTTCGATGTAGCAAGACACGCTGGTAGCGCTCCTCGTAGCCGATCGTTGCGACCTCCCCGACGGAATTCGAGAGTTTGTCCACCTGGGGCCGCGCGACGTGATAGAGGTCGATCTGCTTGCGGATCCGGCCACCGTGTTCGAGAAATTGGAGACTGAGCCGGTAGGCATCGTCGTCGGTCCGGACAACGTAGCCGAGTTCTTCGAGCGTTCGAAGATGGACGTCAACTGTGCTCTTGGGCAGATCGACTGTCCGTCCCAGTTCCGAGATGCCCATTGCATGATGCTCGGCTAACGCCTCGACGAGCGTGAACGATTTCTGTACAGCCTCGATGTGGTTGCCGGCCGGACCCGAGTTCCCCTCGTTCATGCGACCGACTGTCAACGGCTGCCCGGAAATCTCCTTCGGAACCAGCGGGAGACCCACCGAACCGACGAGTTCCGCCAGCATTTCACGGGACCGAGGCTACCGTTCGACAGTATTGGACAGGACTGAGTTATCATGTCTGTTCCCTGTGCTCCTCCCCGATATATGCTATTTTGCCCTTCTACGGTCGTAGTATCGGGGGCAGGGCCGAGATGTCGCCGATCGTGTGGTCATTCTGGTGCCAATCTTGTCCAACCTCATTGGACGGTCTCTGTGCCGGGGGCGGCTTCTTATCCATTAATGATAATTGTGTCCTTTCTGCTGTCTGCCCATTTCGGGGTTCTGCGGTGTTTATCGGGGGAACTGATGATCGTCCAATCGTGGTAGACGGTCCGCCGATACGGCTGTCCCAATCGCTCCCCGGAGGATTTATGCCAGCTCTCGTGCCAGTCGCGGATGTCATGCCTGATCTCGTCACGTTCGGCGAATCGTTGCTCCGGCTGGGGACTGATCCGGGTACACTGCTCGAAGAGACCGACGCGCTTGATGTCTATGTCGGCGGCGCGGAGGGGAACGTCGCTGTCGCCGCCCAGCGTCTCGGGATCGACGCGACGTGGCTCTCGAAGCTTCCGGCGACACCGCTTGGGCGGCGCATCGTTTCGACGTACCGGTCCCACGGCGTCTCGCCTGTGGTGATGTGGGCCGACGACGGCCGGGTCGGGACGTACTATCTCGAGCGGGGGACCCAGCCGCGGGACTCACGGGTCGTGTACGATCGGGAGGGGGCAGCGATCAGGAGCGCGTCACCGAGCGAGTTGTCGATGGATCCGATCACCGAAGCCGGGGCCTTTCACGTTACGGGTATTACGCCGGCCTTGTCCGAAACTCTCGCCGAGACGACGGGAGCGTTGCTGTCCGCGGCGGCCGAGGCCGACACGACGACGACCTTCGACGTGAACTACCGGTCGAACCTTTGGGACCCCTCGACGGCTGGCGAGACGATCGAACGGTTGCTCGTGGACGTCGACGTCCTGTTCGTCGCCGAACGGGACGCTCGTGCGGTACTCGACGTCGACAGCGATCCCGACGCGATGGCACGAACCCTCGCCGAGGCGCACGATCTGGACCTCGTCGTCGTGACGCTGGGCGCTGACGGGGCACTCGCGTTCGACGGCTCCACGGTCCACCGGCAAGACGCGTTCGCGACTGAGACCGTCGATTCCGTCGGGGCGGGCGATGCGTTCGTCGGCGGCTTCCTCGCGTCGTGGCTCGATGGCGCGCCGGTGGCAGAGGCGCTGGAATGGGGGGTCGCGACCGCGGCGCTGAAACGGACGATCGAGGGTGATCTCGCCGTCGTCACCCCGGAGATGGTCGCGGACGTACGCGAGGCCAACCGTCGAGGGATTGACCGGTGAGCGGTTATGGGGAAAAATATAAACACTAGAACTAGGAATTGTTCGGTGTGACACGCGACTACACACAGCTGCACGATCCGAACGCGGAGTACACGATGCGAGACCTCTCCTCGGGAACCATGGGGGTCGAGGTCGACCGCGGCCCGCGGGACGTCGAGATCACGGATGTCCAGACGACGATGGTCGATGGGAACTACCCGTGGACGCTGGTACGGGTGTATACCGATGCCGGAGTCGTCGGTACCGGCGAGGCGTACTGGGGTGCCGGCGTGCCCGAACTGATCGAGCGGATAAAGCCCTTCGTCGTCGGCGAGAACCCGCTGGACATCGACCGCCTCTACGAACACCTCATCCAGAAGATGTCCGGCGAGGGCTCGATCGAGGGCGTCACAGTCACCGCCATCTCGGGTATCGAGATCGCACTGCACGACCTCGCTGGGAAGCTTCTCGACGTCCCTGCCTACCAGTTGCTCGGCGGGAAGTATCGCGACGACGTCCGGGTCTACTGTGACCTCCACACCGAAAACGAGGCCGACCCCGAGGCCTGTGCCGACGAGGCCGAACGCGTCGTCGAAGAACTGGGCTACGACGCGATCAAGTTCGACCTCGACGTCCCCAGCGGCCACGAGAAGGATCGCGCCAACCGTCATCTCCGGGATCCGGAGATCGAGCACAAGGTCGAGATCGTCGAGGCGGTCACCGAGCGTGTCGGAGACCGTGCGGACGTGGCCTTTGACTGTCATTGGACCTTCACGGGTGGGAGCGCCAAGCGCCTGGCGGCGGCCCTCGAACCCTACGACATCTGGTGGCTGGAAGACCCCGTTCCACCGGAGAACCACGACGTCCAGCGGGAGGTCACCCGAACGACGGCGACCACCCCGATCGCCGCCGGCGAGAACGTCTACCGCAAACACGGGATGCGACGCCTCCTCGAAGAGCAGGCCATCGACATCGTCGCACCGGACGTCCCGAAGGTCGGCGGGATGCGCGAGTCACGTAAGATCGCCGACCTCGCCGATCTCTACTACGTGCCCGTAGCGATGCACAACGTCGCCTCGCCGATCGGGACGATGGCTTCAGCCCAGGTCGGGGCGGCCATCCCGAACGCGCTGGCCGTCGAGTACCACTCCTACGAGCTGGGCTGGTGGAGCGACCTCGTCGAGGGATCGGTCATCGAGGACGGGTCGATCACGATCCCCGAGCGGCCGGGTCTCGGACTCACGCTGGATCTCGACGCCGTCGCTGAGCACGCCGTCGACGGCGAGACGGTGTTCGACGAAGCATAGCTTCGTCGGACTCGACAGGCGAGCGGGGCGAGCCTGTCGGCGTTCGATCCGGCCTGAGCCGGATCGAATCGGCAAATCTCCGATTTGACTCATTCGACGAGGCGTAACCTCGTAGGACTCGACAATCTTCGATTTTCGGCGTTCGATCCCGCGTAGCGGGACCGGGCTGCTCAAGCTTTGCTTGACGGTGTTCGATCCGGCCTGAGCTGGCCTGAGGGCGCTGACCGGCCGAGTGGCTGTGGTCTGAGAGACGCGAAACGCAGTCGTCGGGCGGTGACCAAATGCCACGTCCCCATCGCCGTGAACGCGAAGGCGTCTCGCCTGCCGGATGTCAGCGGATCTGAACGGTTTATAAACGACCATAATTTTTAAGTACCAACTGCATACAGTTTGAGACGGTATGGTAGTCATACCATTACAAATGACGGAGTTCGTGCACAGCCCGCTGATTACCTTTGTGTTAGGATTGATTGCGGTCATCGCGTTGCTGGTCTGGCTCGATCTACCCCCGTTCGTGGGGTTGATCATGTCGGCGTTCTTCGTCGGCATCATCAACTCCGTATTCGTCGCGGATTTCACTGCCTCCGATGCGGCCGGCCAAGTCGCGACGGCCTTCGGGAACGGGATGGCGGGGATCGGGATCCCAATCTTGATGGCGGCGATCATCGGCAAGGGGATGCTCGAAAGCGGTGCGGCCCAGCGAATCGTCCGGGGTTTTCAGAACGTGCTCGGCGAGGAAAACTCCGATATTGCGCTGCTTGGGAGCAGCTCGCTGCTCGCGATCCCGGTGTTTTTCGATAGTGTGTTCTACCTCATGGCGCCGCTTGCGCGTTCGATGCGTGCACGTTTGGGTCGTGACTACACGCTCTTCATCGTTGTCGTCGGGACAGGGGCCGCTGCGGCGCACGTATTCGTCCCGCCGACGCCCGGTCCGCTCGCGGTCGCCGATCAGATCGGGAGCGATCTCGGGATGACGATCGTCATCGGGTTGGTTACTGCGATCCCGGCGGCGGCTGTGACCGGTCTCGTTTACGGCCGATGGATCAACCGCCGTCTCGACATCCCGTTGCGGGACACGATGGCAACCTCGACCGAGGAGCTACAGGAAGTCGCAGACCGGCCGACCAGTGACCTTCCGAGCGTACTCGAATCGGTCGCTCCGATCTTTCTGGCCGTCGTGCTTATCGCGTCCGCGACTGCGGTCGACACGTTTCAGGAAGTCGCTCCTGCACTGGAGGCATTCCAACCATACACCAATTTCCTCGGCGACAAGAACGTCGCACTGACGATCGCTGCGCTCGCGGCGGCATACACGTTTTACCGCTTCGACGATATGGATCGCCAGGCGTGGAGTGATGAACTCACCGAGGCGCTGAAAAGTGGTGGGAACATCGCCGCGATCACGGCAGCCGGCGGGGCCTTCGGCGCGCTGCTCGCGGCCTCGGGGATCGGCAACTACCTCGCGGACGCTCTCCAGGGCGTCGGCATTGGACTGATCGTGACGGCGTGGCTGATCGCCGCGATCGTCCGGATCGCACAGGGATCGGCCACTGCCGCGATGCTGACCGCCGCCGGGATCATGGCGCCGCTTACCGGCCAGCTCGCGGTCCACCCTGCGTACCTGGTCATGGCGATCGGTGCCGGCGGAAACATCTGCTCGTGGTTCAACGACTCCGGGTTCTGGCTCGTCAGCGAGATCGGAGGTCTCACCAAGACCGAGACGCTCAAAACCTGGACCGTCCTCACCACGATCATCTCGGTCAGCGGTCTCATAACGGTCTTGATCGTTTCGACGATCTTCCCATTGGCATGACGATTCTGAAACCACCCGCGGAGCGAGGAGCGATTGCGCGATCGACCACTTGAGGCGTTGGCGCCGCCAGTCAGACCTCTCTCCGTGACACATGGGTGGTCCCCGACAGGCACGCTCCGGAAGGTATCGACTGGTCCTCAGCGGCACCATTTCTCCATCAGAACGGCTCGTGTCACTGACGAGCGGCCGCTCTGTACAAACGCGCCCGTGACCGTGTCCTGGGCGGTCGAGAAGATGATTCGTTTTCTCCGGTAGACACGCTTACTGACGGCCGAAGACTCGAACCGTCCTCGCGGCGGTCGGCAGGAAGTCGGCGGCGTCCCGACCGACGTTCAGGCCTGTGCGTCCTCGACCGCGGAGACAAAACGCTCGGCCTGCGCTCGGACGGCATCGAAATCACGTCGTTCGATCGCGTCGTGGTCGACGAGTGCACTCCCTGCACCGACGACGGTGGCCCCTGCGTCGAAGAACGCCCCGACGTTGTCCGTATCGACCCCGCCGGTCGGCATCAACGGGAGGTCCCCAAGCGGTGCCTGGATCGCGCTGAGATGGCCTGGCCCGACCG harbors:
- a CDS encoding uracil-xanthine permease family protein; translated protein: MDETEKADDRDALVEYGIDDRPPLSRSILLGVQHYLTMIGANIAVPLILADLMGMPADVTAKFVGTFFVVSGIATLAQTTVGNRYPIIQGAPFSMLAPAIAIVTTEVTIQGLPSWNAKLLFLQGAIISAALVEVAIGYFGLVGKIREYLSPVVVAPVVALIGLSLFSAGDITSATNNWYLLGLTLLLIVVFSQYLDRVSRVFDLFPILLGIAGAWLVAAVGSATGVIPAGDPAYLDFGELTTETLVYVPYPLQWGMPEFRTSFAIGMFAGVLASIIESFADYHAVARISGVGAPSKRRINHGIGMEGLANVFSGLMGTGGSTSYSENIGAIGLTGVASRFVVQIGAIAMLIVGVIPLFGRVIATIPGPIVGGLYIAMFGQIVAVGLSNLKYVDLDSSRNLFIIGIALFAGMAIPAYIGNVDAAAAEMDAVASGFELFRQGLTDVPFVGSLLGTEVVAQTLYIVGDVQMAVGGMVAFALDNTVPGTREERGLADWAAITESDDQFSSAVERVSERLGGDQPPFSGD
- a CDS encoding sugar porter family MFS transporter, with the translated sequence MSTTVESGVLSGDGDRFVYLVSAMAALNGLLFGFDTGIISGAILFINDTFSMSPLVEGIVVSGAMAGAATGAALGGRLADRVGRRRLIMLSAGVFFVGSFLMAVAPTVPVLVAGRLIDGLAIGFASVVGPLYISEIAPPRIRGGLTSMHQLMVTIGILASYFVNYAFSGSGAWRWMLGTGMIPAVILGIGVLKMPESPRWLYSHGKPDRARAVLRRTRQGDIEEELGEIKETVERESGTSLKRLLEPWLRPALVVGIGLAILQQITGINAVMYYAPTILESTGFGSAASILATVGIGVVNVAMTVVAIAYIDRVGRRALLLVGTAGMTVTLAILGVVFYLPGLSGVLSITATICLMLYISFFAIGLGPVFWLLISEIYPLAVRGSAEGVATVTNWLANLAVALSFPILTANIGPSSTFWLFGVFSAVAFVFTYGLVPETKGRTLEAIENDLRENIGVGD
- a CDS encoding IclR family transcriptional regulator; protein product: MNEGNSGPAGNHIEAVQKSFTLVEALAEHHAMGISELGRTVDLPKSTVDVHLRTLEELGYVVRTDDDAYRLSLQFLEHGGRIRKQIDLYHVARPQVDKLSNSVGEVATIGYEERYQRVLLHRTEPIEGLSDNAPVGQINRLHWTALGKALLSQLSAEEIDHVIETFELPQATDRTITDRESLLEEVDRIREQGYAVEDEEHIQGVRSVAVPLDVDDENAAISTVGPKHRVTTDRIETELVEALRETANVIALKYEHY
- the kdgK1 gene encoding bifunctional 2-dehydro-3-deoxygluconokinase/2-dehydro-3-deoxygalactonokinase; the protein is MPDLVTFGESLLRLGTDPGTLLEETDALDVYVGGAEGNVAVAAQRLGIDATWLSKLPATPLGRRIVSTYRSHGVSPVVMWADDGRVGTYYLERGTQPRDSRVVYDREGAAIRSASPSELSMDPITEAGAFHVTGITPALSETLAETTGALLSAAAEADTTTTFDVNYRSNLWDPSTAGETIERLLVDVDVLFVAERDARAVLDVDSDPDAMARTLAEAHDLDLVVVTLGADGALAFDGSTVHRQDAFATETVDSVGAGDAFVGGFLASWLDGAPVAEALEWGVATAALKRTIEGDLAVVTPEMVADVREANRRGIDR
- a CDS encoding mandelate racemase/muconate lactonizing enzyme family protein — its product is MRDLSSGTMGVEVDRGPRDVEITDVQTTMVDGNYPWTLVRVYTDAGVVGTGEAYWGAGVPELIERIKPFVVGENPLDIDRLYEHLIQKMSGEGSIEGVTVTAISGIEIALHDLAGKLLDVPAYQLLGGKYRDDVRVYCDLHTENEADPEACADEAERVVEELGYDAIKFDLDVPSGHEKDRANRHLRDPEIEHKVEIVEAVTERVGDRADVAFDCHWTFTGGSAKRLAAALEPYDIWWLEDPVPPENHDVQREVTRTTATTPIAAGENVYRKHGMRRLLEEQAIDIVAPDVPKVGGMRESRKIADLADLYYVPVAMHNVASPIGTMASAQVGAAIPNALAVEYHSYELGWWSDLVEGSVIEDGSITIPERPGLGLTLDLDAVAEHAVDGETVFDEA
- a CDS encoding GntP family permease, whose translation is MVVIPLQMTEFVHSPLITFVLGLIAVIALLVWLDLPPFVGLIMSAFFVGIINSVFVADFTASDAAGQVATAFGNGMAGIGIPILMAAIIGKGMLESGAAQRIVRGFQNVLGEENSDIALLGSSSLLAIPVFFDSVFYLMAPLARSMRARLGRDYTLFIVVVGTGAAAAHVFVPPTPGPLAVADQIGSDLGMTIVIGLVTAIPAAAVTGLVYGRWINRRLDIPLRDTMATSTEELQEVADRPTSDLPSVLESVAPIFLAVVLIASATAVDTFQEVAPALEAFQPYTNFLGDKNVALTIAALAAAYTFYRFDDMDRQAWSDELTEALKSGGNIAAITAAGGAFGALLAASGIGNYLADALQGVGIGLIVTAWLIAAIVRIAQGSATAAMLTAAGIMAPLTGQLAVHPAYLVMAIGAGGNICSWFNDSGFWLVSEIGGLTKTETLKTWTVLTTIISVSGLITVLIVSTIFPLA